The DNA sequence CGCTCGTGCTGCTGGCCATCGGCGTCGCCGACCTGGTTTACCAGAAGCGGAAGGTCCATAGCGAACTGAAGATGTCCAAATCCGAAGTGAAGGACGAGGCCAAGCAGTCCGAAGGCGATCCCCACATCAAGGGAAAGATCAAGACCCTGCGCCTGCAGATGCACCGCAATTTCATGATGAAGGAGTTGCCCAAGGCGACGGTGGTGATCACCAACCCCACCTTCATCGCCATCGCCATCCGTTACCGCCAAGGCGAGGATCAGGCCCCGGTGGTGGTGGCCAAGGGTAAGCGCCTGATCGCCGAGCGCATCCGCGACATGGCCAGGAAGAACGATATCCCCATCGTGGAGGATAAGCCTTTGGCGCGCGGCATGTACGATCTGGCGGAGCCGGGCGAGCAGATTCCCGAGGAATTCTTTGCCGCGGTAGCGGAAATTTTGGCCTACGTGTACAGCCTGAAAGGGACTTCCGTGGGTTGACCGCGGCTTTACCGCTGAGGGCGGGATCGCCCAAAACAAACCGGTTGAAGGATCGCGTGAACCTTACCGGGGCTCCCGGCCTCCCCTCCCGCCCCAAATACCCCCAAGCCCCAAGTCCGGCATCGGGTTTGCTCAACGGGCAGTAGGTCGATCTTCCGATCATCGGCAGTTAGCCACGGGAACTTGAGGGATATGTCCGCAGCGACGCAAACGAAGAAGGTAGGCGGGGTCCTGGTAGCCAACAAGGACCTGATCATCGCCATGATCCTCATCGCCGTCATCGCGATGATGATCATCCCCTTGCCGCCCATCATCCTCGACGTGCTCCTGACGGTGATGATTTCCCTGGCCATCATCATCATGCTCATCTCGATGTACATCGACAACGTGCTCGATTTCTCGGTGTTCCCGGGCATGCTGCTCATCATCACCCTGTTCCGCCTGGGGCTCAACGTGGCCACCACCCGGCTGATCCTGACCGAAGGCGAGGCGGGCAGCGTCATCCATACCTTCGGGACCTTCGTGACCAAGGGCAACATGGTGGTCGGGACCATCATCTTCATCATCCTGGTCATCATCCAGTTCGTGGTCATCACCAAAGGCGCGGGACGTATCGCCGAAGTGGCCGCCCGCTTCACCTTGGACGCCATGCCCGGTAAGCAGATGGCCGTTGACGCCGACCTGAACGCCGGCATCATCACCGAAGCCGAGGCCAAGGAACGGCGGCGCAACATCGGCCGCGAAGCCGACTTCTACGGCGCGATGGACGGCGCCAGCAAGTTCGTGCGCGGCGACGCCGTCGCCGGCATCATCATCACGGTGGTCAACATCATCGGCGGCTTCATCGTGGGCATGACCATCCAGGATCTATCCTTCCAGGATTCCCTCAAGCGCTTTACCATCCTGACCATCGGCGACGGCCTGGTGACCCAGATGCCGGCGCTGATGATCTCGACGGCCTCGGGCATCATCGTGGCGCGCGCGGCCAGCAAGCAGAACCTGGGCGAAGAAGTGATCGCGCAGCTTTCCCAAAGCACCAAGGCCATGTATACCGGAGCCGGCTTCATGGGCGTCACCGCCCTCATCCCCGGCATGCCCACCTTCCCCTTCCTGCTGCTGGCCGTCGCCGTGGGAGGCGCCGCCTTCCTGGTCTCCAAGAAGAAGACGGTGACCAAGGCGGCTGAAGAAACCGCCAAGGAAAAGAAAGCGGAAGAGAAGGAGGCGTCCGCGTCGGACAAGATCGAATCGTACCTGCAAGTGGATCAGATGGAGCTGGAAATCGGCTACGGCCTCATCTCCCTGGTGGACGTGCACCAAGGCGGCGACCTGCTGGAGCGCATCACCATGCTGCGGCGCCAGTGCGCCACCGAGATCGGCGTCATCGTCCCGCCCATCCGCATCCGCGACAACATCCAGCTCAAGGCCAAC is a window from the Fibrobacterota bacterium genome containing:
- the flhA gene encoding flagellar biosynthesis protein FlhA; the protein is MSAATQTKKVGGVLVANKDLIIAMILIAVIAMMIIPLPPIILDVLLTVMISLAIIIMLISMYIDNVLDFSVFPGMLLIITLFRLGLNVATTRLILTEGEAGSVIHTFGTFVTKGNMVVGTIIFIILVIIQFVVITKGAGRIAEVAARFTLDAMPGKQMAVDADLNAGIITEAEAKERRRNIGREADFYGAMDGASKFVRGDAVAGIIITVVNIIGGFIVGMTIQDLSFQDSLKRFTILTIGDGLVTQMPALMISTASGIIVARAASKQNLGEEVIAQLSQSTKAMYTGAGFMGVTALIPGMPTFPFLLLAVAVGGAAFLVSKKKTVTKAAEETAKEKKAEEKEASASDKIESYLQVDQMELEIGYGLISLVDVHQGGDLLERITMLRRQCATEIGVIVPPIRIRDNIQLKANQYVVKIKGIEVGGGELMTGCFLAMDPGGTSQKIQGIPTVEPAFGLPAIWITSSQKEAADIAGYTVVELPAVIATHLTEIIRNHAGEILTRQDVKSLVENTKATNATVVEELIPGLLGIGELQRVLINLLNEKVSIRDLGTILEAMANAAKISKSEAFLTEQCRQALARQLCTVYKDATDCIHVISLEPKLEQMLEASVQNTERGPRLVIRPELVGRMVGRLTALVERMVAQNMQPVLLCSPGIRFQLRKILEGSFPNLAVISYSEIASGVNVKATGTVILGDNEG